Proteins from one Mycobacterium sp. SMC-2 genomic window:
- a CDS encoding NADP-dependent oxidoreductase, with protein sequence MTALRAHRRGGPEQLVVERAPVPVPAAGEVLLAVHAAAITFDELTWDETWTRDGVSRTPVIPSHEVSGVVSEVAAGVADFAPGDEVYGLVPFDRDGAAAEFVCVPAADLAARPSTVSHAVAAALPLAGLTALQALVDHAGVRAGEDVLVHGGAGGVGALTVQLAAMRGARVTATVRSDAGDLVRGHGAVRVIDVRRESFDDAVYDVVIDTVGGETLDRSFPVLRRGGRLITLSAPPPAGRSDEYGVTATFFIVAPDRGQLAELAALVDGGRLRVDIAETFPLESGREAFESGRRPGHRPGKTVIVVRV encoded by the coding sequence ATGACGGCGTTGCGGGCGCACCGACGCGGTGGCCCGGAGCAGCTGGTCGTCGAGCGCGCGCCCGTGCCGGTGCCGGCCGCGGGCGAAGTTCTGCTGGCCGTCCACGCCGCGGCCATCACGTTCGACGAGTTGACCTGGGACGAGACCTGGACCCGAGACGGTGTCAGCCGCACACCGGTGATCCCGTCGCACGAAGTCTCGGGAGTCGTCTCCGAGGTGGCCGCGGGCGTGGCGGATTTCGCGCCCGGCGACGAGGTGTACGGACTGGTCCCGTTCGACCGCGACGGCGCCGCCGCCGAATTCGTCTGCGTCCCCGCGGCCGACCTGGCCGCCAGGCCGTCGACGGTGTCGCACGCCGTCGCCGCCGCGCTGCCGCTGGCAGGCCTGACCGCGCTGCAAGCACTCGTCGACCACGCCGGCGTGCGGGCCGGCGAGGACGTGCTGGTGCACGGCGGCGCGGGCGGTGTGGGCGCCCTGACCGTTCAGCTGGCCGCGATGCGGGGCGCGCGCGTCACCGCGACCGTGCGCAGCGACGCCGGCGACCTCGTCCGCGGGCATGGGGCCGTCCGGGTGATCGATGTCCGCCGCGAGTCTTTCGACGACGCCGTCTACGACGTCGTGATCGACACCGTCGGCGGGGAAACGTTGGACCGCTCATTTCCCGTGCTGCGCCGCGGTGGGCGGCTGATCACCCTGTCGGCGCCACCGCCGGCGGGCAGGTCCGACGAATACGGCGTCACGGCAACGTTTTTCATCGTTGCACCCGATCGCGGCCAGCTGGCCGAACTCGCCGCGCTGGTCGACGGCGGGCGGTTGCGAGTCGACATCGCCGAGACCTTCCCGCTCGAAAGTGGTCGCGAGGCGTTCGAAAGCGGCCGGCGCCCGGGCCATCGCCCCGGCAAGACGGTCATCGTCGTCCGCGTTTAG
- the cofC gene encoding 2-phospho-L-lactate guanylyltransferase, with the protein MSGTRPDEPGRDVALIVAVKRLAAAKTRLAPVFSARTRENVVLAMLIDTLTAAGRVQALGSITVITPDVAAAAAATELGAEVLADPTPEGHRDPLNNAIVTAERAVGGFFPNVVVLQGDLPALQTQELAEAIVAARHHRRSFVADRLATGTSALFAFGAPLDPQFGADSSARHRRSGAIELTGAWPGLRCDVDTPDDLASARRLGVGAATARALAQQ; encoded by the coding sequence ATGAGCGGCACACGACCCGATGAACCGGGCAGAGACGTCGCCCTGATCGTCGCCGTCAAGCGGTTGGCCGCGGCCAAGACGAGGCTGGCCCCGGTCTTCTCGGCACGCACCCGGGAGAACGTGGTGCTGGCCATGTTGATCGACACCCTGACCGCCGCGGGACGCGTCCAAGCATTGGGTTCCATCACCGTCATCACCCCCGACGTCGCCGCGGCCGCCGCGGCGACCGAGCTCGGGGCCGAGGTGCTGGCCGACCCAACGCCCGAGGGGCACCGCGACCCGCTGAACAACGCCATCGTCACCGCGGAACGGGCGGTGGGCGGTTTCTTCCCGAATGTCGTTGTGCTGCAGGGGGACCTGCCGGCGCTGCAGACGCAGGAGCTGGCCGAGGCGATCGTCGCCGCACGGCATCACCGGCGCAGCTTCGTCGCCGACCGGCTGGCGACGGGAACCTCCGCCCTCTTCGCCTTCGGCGCTCCGCTCGATCCACAGTTCGGGGCCGATTCGTCGGCGCGGCACCGGCGTTCGGGCGCGATAGAACTGACCGGCGCATGGCCGGGCCTGCGTTGCGACGTCGACACTCCCGACGACCTCGCCTCCGCGCGCCGGCTCGGGGTGGGCGCGGCGACCGCACGAGCCCTGGCACAGCAGTGA
- a CDS encoding DUF3515 domain-containing protein, giving the protein MITDPETGPVDEEGPPRTLIIAAVALAVAAIGVILVIAANREAPPRPVAIPAFPAPQADSAACRALGGALPQRLGDYQRAPVAQPAPQGAAAWRAGTDSEPVVLRCGLDRPAEFVVGSPIQVVDRVQWFEVLPERQSAGDAGRSTWYTVDRPVYVALTLPSGSGPTPIQQLSEVVDHTIAAVPINPGPAG; this is encoded by the coding sequence GTGATAACCGACCCAGAGACCGGCCCCGTCGACGAGGAGGGGCCGCCGCGCACGCTGATCATCGCCGCGGTTGCCCTGGCCGTCGCGGCGATCGGTGTGATCCTGGTGATCGCGGCGAACCGCGAGGCGCCCCCGCGACCGGTCGCCATACCCGCCTTCCCGGCGCCGCAGGCCGACAGCGCCGCATGCCGGGCGCTGGGCGGGGCGCTGCCGCAGCGGCTCGGTGACTATCAACGCGCGCCCGTCGCGCAGCCGGCGCCCCAGGGCGCCGCCGCGTGGCGGGCCGGCACGGACAGTGAGCCCGTGGTGCTGCGCTGCGGGCTCGACCGCCCTGCCGAATTCGTGGTGGGGTCGCCGATCCAGGTCGTCGACAGGGTGCAGTGGTTCGAGGTGCTTCCCGAACGGCAGTCCGCCGGTGACGCGGGCAGATCGACTTGGTACACGGTGGACCGGCCGGTGTACGTGGCGCTCACGCTGCCGTCCGGATCGGGCCCGACGCCGATCCAGCAGCTCTCCGAGGTGGTCGACCACACCATCGCGGCGGTGCCCATCAACCCTGGCCCTGCCGGTTAG
- a CDS encoding HNH endonuclease signature motif containing protein, whose translation MGANSREEIVEVFDDFDRDVDRMCALSFDAFTTPERLRALERLERAYRRLRTPQHALINQLSAQASPEEVGGSLRVGLADRLRITKAEAARRIEEAADLGPRRALTGQPLAPQLSATAAGQRAGLIGDGHVKVIRGFFAHLPVGVDALTRQAAEADLAGKAAGYRPDELASYAKRLMDWLHPDGDFSDAERARRRGIILGAQDCDGMSRLSGLVTPELRAAIEAMLAKLAAPGVCNPDDETPVVDATPDEEAVRRDTRTAAQRNHDAFVAGLRGLLASGELGQHNGLPVSIVVTTTLQDLEAAAGKALTAGGTLVPMSDVIRWAGHAHHYLAIFDKGRSLALHHTKRFASPGQRIMLYAKDRGCTRPGCDAPAYHSQVHHVRGWTTTGRTDIDDLTLACGPDNRLAEKGWTTRTNGRGETEWIPPPHLDRGQPRTNTYHHPERFLRDTDDDEPV comes from the coding sequence ATGGGAGCGAATAGTCGTGAGGAGATCGTCGAGGTGTTCGACGATTTTGACCGCGACGTCGACCGCATGTGCGCGTTGTCCTTTGACGCGTTCACCACCCCTGAGCGGCTGCGCGCCCTCGAGCGCCTGGAACGCGCGTACCGCCGGCTGCGCACCCCTCAGCATGCGTTGATCAATCAGTTGTCGGCGCAGGCCAGCCCCGAGGAGGTCGGTGGCTCGCTGCGGGTGGGGTTGGCTGACCGGTTGCGGATCACCAAGGCCGAGGCCGCCCGGCGTATCGAGGAAGCTGCCGACCTCGGGCCGCGTCGGGCGTTGACCGGCCAGCCGTTGGCGCCGCAGTTGAGCGCGACCGCGGCCGGTCAGCGCGCGGGGCTGATCGGCGACGGGCACGTCAAGGTGATTCGCGGCTTCTTTGCTCATTTGCCGGTCGGGGTCGACGCGTTGACCCGGCAGGCGGCCGAGGCCGATCTGGCGGGCAAGGCCGCCGGGTATCGCCCGGATGAGTTGGCCAGCTACGCAAAGCGGCTGATGGATTGGTTGCATCCCGACGGGGACTTCAGTGATGCCGAGCGGGCCCGCAGGCGCGGGATCATCCTGGGTGCCCAGGACTGCGACGGCATGTCGCGCCTCAGCGGCCTGGTGACCCCGGAGTTGCGTGCCGCGATCGAGGCGATGTTGGCCAAGCTGGCCGCGCCCGGGGTGTGCAACCCCGACGACGAGACCCCGGTGGTCGATGCGACCCCCGATGAGGAGGCGGTGCGCCGCGACACCCGCACCGCCGCGCAGCGCAACCATGACGCGTTTGTGGCCGGGCTGCGTGGGTTGTTGGCCTCCGGTGAGCTAGGTCAGCACAACGGGTTGCCGGTGTCGATCGTGGTGACTACCACGTTGCAGGACTTGGAGGCCGCCGCCGGCAAGGCCCTGACCGCCGGCGGCACCCTGGTGCCCATGTCCGATGTGATCCGCTGGGCCGGCCATGCGCACCATTATCTGGCGATCTTCGACAAGGGCCGGTCGCTGGCGCTGCATCACACCAAACGGTTCGCCTCCCCGGGGCAGCGAATCATGTTGTACGCCAAGGATCGTGGATGCACCCGACCGGGATGTGATGCGCCGGCCTACCACAGCCAGGTTCACCACGTCCGCGGCTGGACCACCACCGGCCGCACCGATATCGACGACCTCACCTTGGCCTGCGGTCCCGACAACCGCCTCGCCGAAAAAGGCTGGACCACCCGCACCAACGGCCGCGGCGAAACCGAATGGATCCCGCCACCCCACCTCGACCGGGGTCAACCCAGAACCAACACCTACCACCACCCCGAACGATTCCTTCGCGACACCGACGACGACGAACCCGTTTGA
- a CDS encoding nitroreductase, with translation MYDLEDTIRERYSTRLFLPDSVPRDLVQESLELAMRAPSNSNVQPWHMVFVSGAARDRLVTAMLDKARSEPPRVPELPAEFAHFRSDTGAHVYGSMGIARHDSEAVLRNWEFFRALLGGIVCMHRDLGYADSMGVGMFLQTLLLALTARGLGTCVQVAIAGYPDVVREQLNIPPELNILCGLAIGYSDPDFPANNLHIGRDAVDRHVVFLDE, from the coding sequence ATGTACGACTTGGAAGACACCATCCGGGAGCGGTATTCGACTCGGCTGTTCCTGCCTGACTCGGTGCCGCGCGACCTGGTGCAGGAATCGCTGGAGCTGGCAATGCGCGCGCCGTCGAACTCCAACGTGCAGCCATGGCACATGGTTTTCGTCTCCGGCGCCGCCCGCGACCGGCTGGTGACCGCGATGCTGGACAAGGCCCGCTCCGAACCGCCCCGCGTTCCGGAGCTGCCCGCCGAGTTCGCCCATTTCCGCAGTGATACCGGCGCACACGTCTACGGCTCGATGGGCATCGCCCGCCATGACAGCGAGGCGGTCCTGCGCAACTGGGAGTTCTTCCGCGCACTGCTGGGTGGCATCGTGTGCATGCACCGCGACCTCGGCTACGCCGACAGCATGGGGGTGGGCATGTTCCTGCAGACCTTGCTGCTGGCCTTGACCGCGCGTGGACTGGGCACCTGCGTGCAGGTGGCGATCGCCGGTTATCCCGACGTGGTGCGCGAGCAGCTGAACATCCCGCCCGAACTGAACATCCTGTGCGGCCTCGCGATTGGCTACTCCGATCCCGACTTTCCCGCCAACAACCTGCACATCGGGCGCGACGCCGTGGACCGGCACGTCGTGTTCCTCGACGAGTGA
- a CDS encoding NAD(P)H-dependent glycerol-3-phosphate dehydrogenase, with product MAGSKGVVAVMGAGAWGTALAKVLVEAGEPDVEVMLWARRSDVADRINATRSNPDYLPGTTLPSGIRATTDAAEALAGASTVLLGVPAQTMRANLEGWAPLLPDGATLVSLAKGIELGTLMRMSQVIVSVTGVDPAQVAVVSGPNLASEIAECQPAATVVACSDSGRAVALQRMLNTGYFRPYTNSDVVGTEIGGACKNVIALACGMAAGVGLGENTAAAIITRGLAEIMRLGIALGAKGATLAGLAGVGDLVATCTSPRSRNRSFGERLGRGGTMESAMRAGEGHVVEGVTSCESVLALASSYDVEMPLTDAVHRVCHRGLSVDEAMALLLGRRTKPE from the coding sequence ATGGCCGGTTCGAAGGGCGTGGTCGCGGTCATGGGCGCCGGGGCGTGGGGGACGGCGCTGGCCAAGGTCCTCGTCGAGGCCGGCGAACCAGATGTAGAGGTCATGTTGTGGGCCCGTCGGTCCGACGTCGCCGACCGGATCAACGCCACCCGATCCAACCCCGACTATCTGCCCGGCACGACGCTGCCGTCGGGCATCCGCGCCACCACCGACGCGGCGGAGGCCCTCGCCGGCGCTTCGACGGTGCTGTTGGGCGTGCCCGCGCAGACGATGCGCGCCAACCTCGAAGGGTGGGCGCCGCTGCTGCCCGACGGCGCCACCCTGGTCAGCCTGGCCAAGGGCATCGAGCTGGGCACCCTGATGCGGATGAGTCAGGTCATCGTGTCGGTGACGGGTGTCGACCCGGCCCAGGTCGCGGTGGTTTCGGGGCCGAACCTGGCCAGCGAGATCGCCGAATGCCAGCCCGCCGCCACGGTCGTCGCCTGCAGCGACTCCGGTCGCGCCGTCGCCCTGCAGCGCATGCTGAACACCGGGTATTTCCGTCCCTACACCAACAGTGACGTCGTCGGCACCGAGATCGGCGGGGCGTGCAAGAACGTCATCGCGCTGGCGTGCGGCATGGCGGCCGGCGTCGGGCTCGGGGAGAACACGGCGGCGGCGATCATCACCCGCGGCCTGGCGGAGATCATGCGGCTGGGCATAGCGCTCGGCGCCAAGGGTGCCACGCTGGCCGGTCTGGCCGGTGTGGGCGACCTGGTGGCGACGTGCACGTCGCCGCGGTCGCGCAACCGGTCCTTCGGCGAACGCCTGGGACGCGGCGGGACCATGGAATCGGCGATGCGGGCGGGGGAAGGACATGTCGTCGAGGGCGTGACGTCCTGCGAGTCGGTGCTGGCTCTCGCGTCCAGTTACGACGTCGAGATGCCGCTCACCGACGCCGTGCACCGGGTCTGCCACAGAGGACTGTCGGTGGACGAGGCGATGGCCCTGCTGCTGGGCCGCAGGACCAAGCCCGAGTGA
- a CDS encoding uracil-DNA glycosylase — MSVDATKGPATTARPLSELVEHGWAAALAPVADQVAAMGQFLRAELAAGRRYLPAGPNVLRAFTFPFDGVRVLIVGQDPYPTPGHAVGLSFSVAPDVRPLPRSLANIFEEYAADLGYPQPSCGDLTPWAERGVMLLNRVLTVRPSNPASHRGKGWEAVTECAIRALAARSQPMVAILWGRDASTLKPILAEGNCVAIESPHPSPLSASRGFFGSRPFSRANDLLTGMGADPIDWRLP, encoded by the coding sequence ATGAGCGTCGATGCTACGAAAGGACCGGCGACGACGGCCCGGCCGTTGTCCGAACTTGTCGAGCACGGATGGGCGGCCGCGCTGGCGCCCGTGGCCGATCAGGTCGCCGCGATGGGCCAGTTCCTGCGGGCCGAGTTGGCGGCCGGGCGCAGGTACTTGCCGGCGGGCCCCAACGTGTTGCGCGCGTTCACGTTCCCGTTCGACGGCGTCCGGGTGCTGATCGTCGGGCAGGACCCGTACCCGACGCCGGGACACGCCGTGGGCCTGAGCTTTTCGGTGGCCCCCGACGTGCGGCCGCTGCCGCGCAGCCTGGCCAACATCTTCGAGGAATACGCCGCCGACCTCGGATACCCGCAACCCTCGTGCGGTGACCTGACGCCGTGGGCCGAACGCGGCGTGATGCTGCTGAACAGGGTGCTGACCGTGCGCCCGAGCAACCCGGCGTCGCACCGGGGCAAGGGCTGGGAGGCGGTGACCGAGTGCGCGATCCGCGCGCTCGCCGCCCGCTCGCAGCCGATGGTGGCCATCCTGTGGGGCCGCGACGCGTCCACGCTCAAACCGATTCTGGCCGAGGGCAATTGCGTCGCGATCGAGTCGCCGCACCCCTCGCCGCTATCGGCGTCTCGGGGGTTCTTCGGGTCGCGCCCGTTCAGCCGCGCCAACGACCTGTTGACGGGCATGGGCGCCGACCCCATCGATTGGCGGCTGCCTTGA
- a CDS encoding RNA degradosome polyphosphate kinase, whose product MMSNDRRVTEIEAEARPDQNLWHQADSAVAAPPAATSSAITDLPEDRYLNRELSWLDFNARVLALAADNSLPLLERAKFLAIFASNLDEFYMVRVAGLKRRDEMGLSVRSADGLTPREQLALIGEQTQRIATRHARVFLDSVRPALAEEGIHIVTWGDLDQGERDELSTYFHEQVFPVLTPLAVDPAHPFPFVSGLSLNLAVMVRQPEEGGQHFARVKVPNNVDRFVELRSRRHTDDAEGPAIIRYLPMEELIAAFLPVLFPGMEIVQHHAFRITRNADYEVEEDRDEDLLQALERELARRRFGSPVRLEVADDMTESMLELLLRELDVNPGDVIEVPGLLDLSSLWQVYRLDRPALKDPAFVPATSPAFADRETPRSVFATLREGDVLLHHPYESFSTSVQRFIEQAAADPNVLAIKQTLYRTSGDSPIVRALINAAEAGKQVVALVEIKARFDEQANIRWARELEQAGVHVVYGYVGLKTHCKTCLVVRREGSAIRRYCHIGTGNYNGKTARLYEDVGLLTASPEIGADLTDLFNSLTGYSRKVAYRNLLVAPHGIRTGIIERVEREIAAHREHGGGRIRLKMNALVDEQVIDALYRASRADVRVEVVVRGICALRPGAEGFSENISVRSILGRFLEHSRIMHFNCINEFWIGSADMMHRNLDRRVEALVQVKDPRLTSYLDDLFESALDPSTRCWELGSDGQWTASPQDGHTVRDHQVSLMERHRSP is encoded by the coding sequence GTGATGAGCAATGATCGCAGGGTGACCGAAATCGAAGCTGAGGCGCGCCCCGATCAGAACTTGTGGCATCAGGCCGACTCGGCCGTGGCAGCGCCGCCCGCCGCGACGTCGTCGGCGATCACCGACCTGCCGGAGGACCGCTACCTCAACCGGGAGCTGAGCTGGCTCGACTTCAACGCCCGCGTGCTGGCGCTGGCCGCGGACAACTCGTTGCCACTGTTGGAGCGAGCCAAGTTTCTGGCCATCTTCGCGTCCAACCTCGACGAGTTCTACATGGTCCGGGTCGCCGGCCTCAAGCGCCGCGACGAGATGGGGCTGTCGGTTCGCTCCGCCGACGGTCTGACGCCGCGCGAGCAACTGGCCCTCATCGGTGAGCAAACGCAGCGGATCGCGACCCGGCACGCGCGGGTGTTCCTCGATTCGGTGCGCCCGGCGCTCGCGGAGGAGGGCATACATATAGTCACGTGGGGGGATCTGGATCAGGGTGAGCGCGACGAACTGTCCACCTATTTCCACGAACAGGTCTTTCCCGTTCTGACGCCGCTCGCCGTCGATCCCGCCCATCCCTTCCCCTTCGTCAGTGGGCTGAGCCTGAACCTGGCGGTCATGGTGCGCCAACCCGAGGAGGGCGGCCAGCACTTCGCGCGGGTGAAAGTGCCCAACAACGTGGATCGCTTCGTCGAACTGCGCTCCCGCCGCCACACAGACGATGCCGAGGGACCCGCCATAATCCGCTACCTACCAATGGAAGAACTGATCGCGGCCTTCCTACCGGTGCTCTTCCCGGGCATGGAGATCGTTCAGCATCACGCTTTCCGCATCACCCGCAACGCGGACTACGAGGTCGAAGAGGACCGCGACGAAGACCTGCTGCAAGCGCTGGAACGGGAGTTGGCGCGCAGGCGATTCGGGTCGCCGGTGCGCCTCGAGGTCGCCGACGACATGACCGAGAGCATGCTCGAATTGCTGCTGCGCGAACTCGACGTGAATCCGGGTGACGTCATCGAGGTGCCCGGCCTCCTCGATCTGTCGTCGTTGTGGCAGGTCTACCGCCTCGACCGGCCGGCGCTCAAAGACCCGGCGTTCGTTCCGGCCACCAGTCCCGCATTCGCCGACCGCGAGACGCCCAGGAGTGTCTTCGCGACGCTGCGCGAAGGTGATGTGCTGCTTCATCATCCGTACGAGTCGTTCTCCACCAGCGTGCAGCGATTCATCGAGCAGGCCGCCGCCGACCCCAACGTGCTGGCGATCAAGCAGACGCTGTACCGCACATCCGGTGATTCGCCGATCGTTCGGGCGCTCATCAACGCCGCCGAGGCTGGCAAGCAGGTGGTGGCGCTCGTGGAGATCAAGGCGCGCTTCGACGAGCAGGCCAACATCCGCTGGGCGCGCGAACTGGAACAGGCGGGCGTGCACGTCGTCTACGGGTACGTCGGACTCAAGACGCATTGCAAGACCTGCCTGGTGGTCCGTCGCGAGGGTTCGGCGATCCGGCGCTACTGCCACATCGGGACCGGCAATTACAACGGGAAGACGGCGCGACTCTACGAGGACGTCGGGCTGCTGACGGCGTCTCCCGAGATCGGGGCCGACCTGACGGACCTGTTCAATTCCCTTACCGGCTACTCGCGCAAGGTTGCCTACCGCAACCTTCTGGTCGCCCCGCACGGAATTCGCACCGGCATCATCGAACGCGTCGAACGCGAGATCGCCGCGCACCGCGAACACGGCGGCGGCCGGATCCGCCTCAAGATGAACGCCCTCGTCGACGAACAGGTCATCGACGCGCTCTATCGCGCGTCGCGGGCGGATGTGCGGGTGGAGGTGGTGGTGCGCGGCATCTGCGCGCTGCGCCCCGGCGCCGAAGGATTCTCGGAGAACATCTCCGTCCGGTCGATCCTCGGTCGCTTCCTGGAGCATTCCCGCATCATGCATTTCAATTGCATCAACGAGTTCTGGATCGGCAGCGCCGATATGATGCACCGCAACCTCGACCGGCGCGTGGAGGCGTTGGTTCAGGTGAAGGATCCGAGGCTGACCTCATACCTGGACGACTTGTTCGAGTCCGCGCTTGACCCGTCCACCCGGTGTTGGGAGCTGGGGTCCGACGGGCAGTGGACCGCGTCGCCGCAGGACGGCCACACCGTGCGGGATCACCAAGTGTCGTTGATGGAGCGGCACCGCAGTCCGTAA
- a CDS encoding thiamine-phosphate kinase, with the protein MRDDASNPTLRQLGEFAVIDRLVRGRRQPAAVAVGPGDDAAVIQARDGRIAVSTDMLVQDRHFRRDWSNPHDVGRKAIAQNAADIEAMGARPTAFVVAFGAPGDTPAADVDALVAGMWDEAQRIGAGIAGGDLVSCPQWVISVTVLGDLDGRAPVLRSGAKAGSVIAVAGELGRSAAGLSLWGRGVEGFDSLRRRHLVPQPPYGQGVAAAAGGAQAMIDVSDGLVADLRHVAEASGVTMDLSTAALAADHDALTAAATAAGTDPWSWVLGGGEDHALAACFAGPAPAGWRIIGRVLEGKAQVLVDGREWTGYAGWQSYDR; encoded by the coding sequence GTGCGCGACGACGCATCGAATCCCACACTGCGGCAGCTCGGTGAGTTCGCCGTCATCGATCGCTTGGTGCGCGGTCGCCGACAGCCCGCCGCGGTCGCGGTCGGACCGGGCGACGACGCGGCGGTGATACAAGCCAGGGACGGCCGCATCGCGGTGTCGACCGACATGCTCGTGCAGGATCGGCACTTTCGGCGGGACTGGTCGAACCCCCACGACGTCGGCCGCAAGGCCATCGCCCAGAATGCCGCCGACATCGAGGCGATGGGCGCGCGGCCCACGGCCTTCGTGGTCGCCTTCGGTGCGCCCGGTGACACGCCGGCGGCCGACGTGGACGCGCTGGTCGCCGGGATGTGGGACGAGGCCCAGCGCATCGGCGCGGGCATCGCCGGCGGCGATCTCGTCAGCTGCCCGCAGTGGGTCATCTCCGTGACGGTGCTCGGCGACCTGGACGGCCGCGCGCCGGTGCTGCGGTCCGGGGCGAAAGCCGGCTCGGTGATCGCGGTCGCCGGTGAACTGGGCCGCTCGGCCGCCGGGCTTTCGTTGTGGGGCAGGGGTGTCGAGGGTTTCGATTCGCTGCGCCGACGGCATCTGGTGCCCCAGCCCCCCTACGGTCAGGGCGTGGCGGCGGCGGCCGGGGGAGCGCAGGCGATGATCGACGTCTCCGACGGCCTGGTCGCCGACCTACGGCACGTCGCCGAGGCATCCGGTGTGACGATGGACCTGTCGACCGCGGCGCTGGCCGCGGACCACGACGCACTGACCGCCGCGGCCACCGCCGCGGGCACCGACCCGTGGTCGTGGGTGCTGGGCGGCGGCGAAGACCACGCCCTGGCGGCCTGTTTCGCCGGGCCGGCGCCCGCCGGATGGCGAATCATCGGGCGGGTCCTCGAGGGAAAGGCACAAGTCCTTGTCGACGGGCGAGAGTGGACCGGCTACGCGGGCTGGCAGTCGTATGACCGTTAG
- a CDS encoding D-alanine--D-alanine ligase family protein, translating into MSASGSRVRVAVVFGGRSNEHAISCVSAGSILRNLDPERFEVVAIGITPEGSWVLTDGDQDALAIRNRQLPEVTAQSGTELALPADPRRSGQLVSLSPGAGEVLASVDVVFPVLHGPYGEDGTIQGLLELAGVPYVGAGVLASAAGMDKEFTKKLFAAEGLPVAAYAVLRPSRPTLQPEERERLGLPVFVKPARGGSSIGVTRVSSWDDLSAAIAVARRHDPKVIVEAAITGREVECGVLEMPDGTVQASTLGEIRVAGVRGREDSFYDFATKYLDDAAELDVPAKVDDDIADAIRDLAIRAFKAIDCQGLARVDFFLTDDGPVLNEINTMPGFTTISMYPRMWAASGVDYPTLLATMVETALARGVGLR; encoded by the coding sequence GTGAGTGCCAGCGGAAGCCGCGTGCGCGTCGCGGTCGTCTTCGGCGGCCGCAGCAACGAGCACGCCATCTCATGTGTGTCCGCGGGCAGCATCCTGCGCAACCTCGACCCCGAGCGGTTCGAGGTGGTCGCGATCGGCATCACCCCGGAAGGGTCGTGGGTGCTCACCGACGGTGACCAGGACGCGTTGGCCATCAGGAACCGGCAGCTGCCCGAGGTGACCGCGCAGTCGGGCACCGAGCTGGCCCTGCCTGCGGATCCGCGCCGCAGCGGCCAGTTGGTCTCCCTTTCGCCGGGGGCCGGTGAGGTCCTGGCGTCCGTCGACGTGGTTTTCCCGGTGCTACACGGCCCGTACGGAGAAGACGGCACCATCCAGGGCCTGCTGGAACTGGCCGGGGTGCCCTACGTCGGGGCCGGCGTGCTGGCCAGCGCGGCGGGCATGGACAAGGAGTTCACCAAGAAGCTGTTCGCCGCCGAAGGGCTGCCGGTCGCCGCGTACGCGGTGCTGCGCCCGTCGCGGCCTACCCTGCAACCCGAGGAGCGCGAGCGGCTCGGTCTGCCGGTGTTCGTCAAGCCCGCCCGGGGTGGCTCGTCGATCGGCGTCACCCGGGTGTCGAGCTGGGACGACCTGTCCGCGGCAATCGCGGTGGCGCGCCGGCACGACCCCAAAGTGATCGTGGAGGCGGCCATCACCGGCCGCGAGGTGGAGTGCGGTGTGCTCGAAATGCCCGACGGCACAGTCCAAGCCAGCACGTTGGGTGAGATCCGCGTGGCGGGGGTGCGGGGACGTGAGGATTCGTTCTACGACTTCGCCACCAAATACCTTGACGACGCGGCCGAATTGGACGTGCCGGCCAAGGTCGACGACGACATCGCCGACGCCATCCGGGATTTGGCGATTCGCGCGTTCAAGGCCATCGACTGTCAGGGCCTGGCCCGGGTCGATTTCTTCCTCACCGACGACGGGCCGGTGCTCAACGAAATCAATACGATGCCCGGGTTCACCACGATCTCGATGTATCCGAGGATGTGGGCGGCCAGCGGGGTGGACTATCCCACCCTGCTTGCGACCATGGTGGAAACGGCGTTGGCCCGCGGTGTGGGCCTGCGCTAA